The segment CATATCATCATGCCCATGCAGCTTGATTAGGACCAATTATGGCCTTTACGGCGATGCGTTTTTACCAGTTTAGGAATTTACAGAGTGCAGAAATACCTGTTCATAGCGAACAGGTATTTTTTGTTGGAGAGAACGGCCAGGGAAAAACCAATTTTTTGGAAGCCGTGTATTTGTTATGTTACGGTTCCAGTTTTCGAACCCGGAAGGATGATTCGTTGATACGGTCCGGTGCGGATTCCATGGCGGTACATGGGGTATTCACCCACCAGGGAATCGAACGCGTTATTCAGGTTCGGATCGTCGGGGGAAAAAAAGAGGTCCGGGTGGATGATCAGGTTATCAAAGACCGGCGTGAGCTTGTTGAACAAATACCCTGTATTGTGTTCAGTCATGAGGATATTGACTTTGTGAAGGGCCCGCCGGAGATGCAGCGGTATTTTTTTAACCAAACGGGAACCATGCTGGGAATCCAGTTTCTTGACGATCTTCGCCGGTATACCAGGGTGTTAAAGACCAGGAACCAGGTGTTGAAGGACGGCCGCTATGATCTGCTGGATCTCTACGATAGCCAGCTCTGTGAGTACGGGGAGGTTATTCAGGAACGGCGCCGTGAGCTGACTGAACAGTTTAATGCAGTGTTTCTGGATGTATTTTCCCGGGTTTCTGGATTAAAACCCTCAGTAGAAATCCAGTATCAACCCAGTTGGAGTTCTACCCTATCGTCAGATCAATTACGTGAACATGTGTATCTCCGGCGTGAAGCGGATATCTCCCAACGAACTACAACCAGCGGGCCTCACCGGGACCGCTTCGTTTTTTCACTGATGGGTGAGGATTTCCTTCCTCAGGCTAGTACCGGGCAGCTGCGATTGATCTCGTTGATACTTCGGGTTGCCCAGGCACGGTTATTGGCGGATATGCGGGATAGTAAACCAATTTTGTTGATTGATGACGTGCTGCTTGAGTTGGATCCTGAGCGGCGGCGGCGGTTTATTGAGGTATTACCGGAATTTGAGCAGGCATTTTATACCTTTTTACCGGATGAACACATTATCAGACGGATAGAGGGTGATTCGACTGTGGGATTTCGGGTTGAAAATGGAAGTTTCCAGCGGATTACTTCTTAATCCTTGAAAGGATATCCTTCGAGGAGTATTGTTCAGGTATATGAACCGGGTCGCTGACATTATTTCCCG is part of the Spirochaeta lutea genome and harbors:
- the recF gene encoding DNA replication/repair protein RecF (All proteins in this family for which functions are known are DNA-binding proteins that assist the filamentation of RecA onto DNA for the initiation of recombination or recombinational repair.) — its product is MAFTAMRFYQFRNLQSAEIPVHSEQVFFVGENGQGKTNFLEAVYLLCYGSSFRTRKDDSLIRSGADSMAVHGVFTHQGIERVIQVRIVGGKKEVRVDDQVIKDRRELVEQIPCIVFSHEDIDFVKGPPEMQRYFFNQTGTMLGIQFLDDLRRYTRVLKTRNQVLKDGRYDLLDLYDSQLCEYGEVIQERRRELTEQFNAVFLDVFSRVSGLKPSVEIQYQPSWSSTLSSDQLREHVYLRREADISQRTTTSGPHRDRFVFSLMGEDFLPQASTGQLRLISLILRVAQARLLADMRDSKPILLIDDVLLELDPERRRRFIEVLPEFEQAFYTFLPDEHIIRRIEGDSTVGFRVENGSFQRITS